TGTAGCAACTATTATGTTAGCTTTGGTTACTAGACCGTCTTCATCTGTTTGGTAGTGGTGAGTCAATGTTCCTCTTGCTGCTTCAACTATTCCTACACCTTCACCAGCCTGTCTTTCAATTGGTCCTGGGAATTTTTCTCCAGATAGGTCGCCTTCGAGTGCGTCAACAGCCATTTCTGAAGCTGCAACCAGTTCAATTAACCTTGCCCAATGGAAGAGTAGTGGTTCTTGTGCGTATCCAAAGGTATCTTGGAATTCTTTGAAGTAGTCCTGAGCTATTGGTGATGGCATTTTATCTGCCACATTAAGCCTTGATAATGGAGCTACCCTGTAAATTCCTTCAGGATATCCTAAGTCTTTTATGTAAGGGAACTTGAGCCAGGAGTAAGGTTTGACCTTCTCTGCCATGTGGTCCAGGTAGTTTTCGCTTCCAAATTCAGCGTGTATTTTACCTTCTTTGTCTTTGATCCTAACGTCTCCGTTGTAAACATCCCATACGCCTTTGTTAACAAGACCGGTATGGTAGGTTTCTACGTATCCAAGTTCTTTAACAAGATCTAGGTTTTCAACAAATATTGGTTTTGCAAGTTCTATTGTTGCCTGTGCTAGTTCAACATTCCTCTTTGCTTTGGTAAGAAGATCTTTCTGAGTTTCTGCATCGATTTCTGTTGATATACCTCCAGGTGTTGATGATGTTGGGTGTATTGACCTTCCACCTGTTGCTTTGACTATGTCTAAAGCGTTTTTCCTTAATTCTATAGCTTGGAGTGCAACATCAGGTGCGTCTTTAATGATTTGGAAGACGTTCCTTGTTTTACGGTCTTTTCCAGCTATGAAATCAGGTGCTGCCAGGAAGTAGAAATGGAGTGCATGTGAGTGCATGAAAGAACCCCAGTTCATTAACTCCCTCATTTTGTAGGCAGTTGGTAAAATTTCATCGTCTTTAAATCCGTAACACTGATCTGATGCTTTTGCAGCAGCTAAGTGGTGCTGTACATCACAGATACCACAGATTCTTGGTACTATTCTAGGAACCTCTTCAACTGGTCTTCCCTGGAGGAATTTTTCAAATCCACGGAATTCCATAACATGAAGTCTGGTTTCCTCAACATTTCCGGCATCATCGAGATGCACTGTAATTTTTGCGTGACCTTCAATCCTTGTCACAGGTTCCATTGTTAATTTAACCATTTATTTTCCCTCCTTTTGCATTTTCATTGGTATTAATGCAGCTGGGAGTGTGTAAGTATAGAACGTACCTACAATATCATCTAACTGGTCAGCAACTTCTTCAGGGTCAACAGTTTTGTCGTGATCAATACCGAAGTCTGATCCTATAGCGCTTATCATTTTTGCACCTTGGTCAGTTACTTTTGCTGTTGGTCCGTAGCATCCTCTACACTGTATGCCTATTGATGGACATTCTGCTCCGCAGAGTGATATTGTTGATGGACCCATACATACAAGTCCCTGTGGTACCAGACACATTTCTTTTTCTGGTCTTCCAAGTTCGAACTGCCTGATGATCTTGTCCATTGCCATTCCTTCCGGTGGCTTTTCTCTTGGACATACTTCACATAGGTTTGTTGTTGGTAATGTTACCGGTTCACCTGTTAAAAGAGCTATAAGTGCTTCTGCAAGAACATCGGATCTTGTTGGGCAGCCAGGTATGGAAAGATCCACATCTATTGCTTCTGAAAGTGGTCTCACCCTACTTTCGAGGTGTGGTATATCTTCACTTGGTATTATACCTTCTTCGTTGTAAGTACTGGCGGAATTTACGTAAGCTTCTTGGGTGAGCTCGTCAACAGTGTGTAAGTTTCCGAGTCCAGGTATTCCTCCGTATACTGCGCAAACACCGTATGCTATGACGAATTTTGCTTTTTTTCTTAGCATTTCGGCAAGTTCACGGTTTTCATTGTTACGGATTCCGCCTTCTATTATTATAACATCCAGATCATCTGGAACTTCATCGTATTTAACGTCCATGAGTACGGGCATGAATTCTATGTCTGCCAATCCCATCACATCAATTATTGCTTCATGTATATCTGCAATGGACAGGTGACAACCGGAACATCCAGCCAACCACATGGTCGCTATTTTAGCTTTTTCTGCCATATTATTTCACTCCTCCGCTTATGCTTCAACTGATAGTTGTTCCTTGAGTGGGGATTTACCTAGTCCCTTTATACGGGTTACCATCATATCAACGGTTTTCGCGAATTTTTCTCCTTCTGATGCAGATATCCAGTCGTGGTAAATTCTTTCTCTTCCAATTCCTAGGTCATCTGCTAATTTGTAAATCAATCTCATTCTTCTGTCTAATTTGTAGTTTCCTGCGTCGTAGTGACAGTCACCGTGGTGACATCCTGCTACAATAACACCATCTGCTCCCTCACGGAATGCTTTAAAAACAAACTGTGGTTCTATACGTCCTGAGCACATAACTCTTATTACACGTACGTTTGGAGGATATTGCATCCTTGCAGTACCAGCGGTGTCAGCTCCACCGTAGGAGCACCAGTTACAACAAAACATAACGATCTTCACATCATCCTCAGCCATAGAGTTTCCTCCTGATTTATCAATGTACCATCAACTTCACCATATTGAGGTTACTTATTAATGTACATTATATGGATAGCAAAATAGTTATTATAAAGGTTACTCCAAGAACAATTCCGAAAGGCATATATATAAGAATATGAATATCCTGTTTAGTATTACTTTGACAATTTAATACCAATTATTTATATTATTAAAGCCTAAAAAAGCTTTAAAACTAATTATTTACTCTTAGATCTATTTTTAACATTTAATATTAATATTAATTAAATTTAAAGGAATAATTACAGGCGTATTTCTAATTTTTTTTGTATAAATTTAAATATAAAACAATTTTTAAGAATAGTATTTAATTGAATTTAATATTCTTAATAGTTAACAATGTTAATTTAATGGTTTATTAGTCATTGTTAAATAAAACAAAATACAGAAAAAGAGTTTGAGATAAAAAATTATTTAAAATAAAAAAGTTGGTGGTTAGACTGCTGCTTGAAATAACAGATCTGGCTGTAGAAGTTAATGGAAAAGAAATACTAAAGGATATAGATTTATACATCGATAAAGGCGAAACACATGTGCTGTTAGGTCCAAATGGAAGTGGAAAAAGTACTCTTTTTATGTCCATGCTAGGATTTCCAAAGTACAAAGTGACTAGAGGCGAAATAATCTTCAAAGATGAAGATATAACAAATATGACTACTACTGAACGGGTTGAACGAGGTTTAGGTGTAAGTTTCCAGAATCCCCCTGCAATAAGAGGAGTTAAACTTAAAGATTTGTTGCAGATCGAAAAGAGTAAAAAAAGTGTCAAACCTAATCAAGATGAGCTTGACCCTGAAACAATTGCACTAGCTGAAAAACTTAAATTCTCAGACCAATTCCTTGAAAGGGATGTTAATCTTGGATTTTCAGGTGGAGAAGTTAAAAGATCTGAGATTCTGCAACTTCTAGCACAACAACCAGATTTCATAATGTTCGATGAACCTGATTCTGGAGTTGATATTGAAAACGTGGAACTCCTTGCAGAGGAAATAAATGTATTATTGGACAAAGACAAAAAACCAGGATTGCGTGAAAAATCGGGTTTACTAATAACCCATTTGGGTTACATACTAAACTTTGTTAGTGCAAACACAGCCCATGTGCTGATGGATGGAAAAATAGCTTGTTCTGGAGATCCAAACGAGATATTAGGAAGGAAGGATTTAAAGGGTGTGTGGAATGTTGCGGAATACACTAGAACGTGCTGAAAAGGCCAAAAAGAAGAAAGCTGCCCTTGGATCTGATGTTGAAATAGAAGAATTCGAAGGGGAAGAAGCAGGAGAACACGAAGAGGTTGAATCTTTAAGTGATCTTTCGAATAAAGATCAAAAATCTCTTCTAAAGGTTGGGGTTGATCCTTCTGGTGCAGGTAGGGCAGGTTCATTTTTACAAATTGACCAGTCTAAAGTATGCAGCAATTGTCAATCCGAAGCAATAGAACTTATGGGTTTACCACAGGCATTAGAAAAATATGATTGGGTTAAAGATTATTTATGGAACGCCGTACCTGTAGATACAGATAAATACACTGCACGAACTGCTTTAGGAGAGCCAGGAGGTTACTTTATAAGATCACTTCCAGGTACCAAGGAAGTGTTACCTGTACAGGCATGTATGTTTATTGGTGATGAAAAAGTTGCTCAAACAGCTCATAACATAATAATTGCCGAAGAAAATTCAGAACTTCATATCATTACGGGATGTTCAACTGGTAGTGATGTGCAGTCTGCTATGCATGTTGGTGTTTCTGAATTCTATTTGAAAAAAGGGGCTAAAATAACCTTTACAATGGTACATAACTGGGCAGAGCAGGTTGAAGTTAGACCTAGGACAGGAGTTATTCTAGGTGATGATACAACTTACATCAGTAATTATATACTCACCAGCCCTGTGAATACAATACAGACATATCCTACAGCATATTGTCAGGGAGAAAACTCCAAAGTAGTTTTCCAGTCAATATTGGGTGGTCAAAAGGATTCTATTCTTGATGCCGGTTCAAGGGCAATATTAACTGGTAGAAATTCTAGCGCTGAAATGATAACACGTGCAGTTTCCAAGGATGAATCCCAGATATACACAAGGGGTCATCTTGCAGGAAAATCTCCAGATGTTCGAGGGCATTTGGAATGTATGGGTTTGGTACTTTCAGATGATTCACTCATTTACTCTGTTCCAGAACTTGAGGGAAGTTCAACTGATCTTGAACTCTCTCATGAGGCAGCTGTTGGTAAAATTGCAGAAGAAGAGGTTCTTTATCTCATGTCTAGAGGACTCACAGAGGATGAAGCTGCTTCAATGATTGTGAAGGGATTCCTGAGTATGGATATTGCAGGATTACCACCAGAGTTAGCTGCTGAAACTAAGAATATGAT
This sequence is a window from Methanobacterium sp. SMA-27. Protein-coding genes within it:
- the mvhA gene encoding F420-non-reducing hydrogenase subunit MvhA encodes the protein MVKLTMEPVTRIEGHAKITVHLDDAGNVEETRLHVMEFRGFEKFLQGRPVEEVPRIVPRICGICDVQHHLAAAKASDQCYGFKDDEILPTAYKMRELMNWGSFMHSHALHFYFLAAPDFIAGKDRKTRNVFQIIKDAPDVALQAIELRKNALDIVKATGGRSIHPTSSTPGGISTEIDAETQKDLLTKAKRNVELAQATIELAKPIFVENLDLVKELGYVETYHTGLVNKGVWDVYNGDVRIKDKEGKIHAEFGSENYLDHMAEKVKPYSWLKFPYIKDLGYPEGIYRVAPLSRLNVADKMPSPIAQDYFKEFQDTFGYAQEPLLFHWARLIELVAASEMAVDALEGDLSGEKFPGPIERQAGEGVGIVEAARGTLTHHYQTDEDGLVTKANIIVATIQNNPAMEMGIQKVAKDYIKPGVEVDDKIFNLMEMVIRAYDPCLSCATHTIDTNMKLATVEVYDSEGHLINKV
- a CDS encoding F420-nonreducing hydrogenase, translated to MAEKAKIATMWLAGCSGCHLSIADIHEAIIDVMGLADIEFMPVLMDVKYDEVPDDLDVIIIEGGIRNNENRELAEMLRKKAKFVIAYGVCAVYGGIPGLGNLHTVDELTQEAYVNSASTYNEEGIIPSEDIPHLESRVRPLSEAIDVDLSIPGCPTRSDVLAEALIALLTGEPVTLPTTNLCEVCPREKPPEGMAMDKIIRQFELGRPEKEMCLVPQGLVCMGPSTISLCGAECPSIGIQCRGCYGPTAKVTDQGAKMISAIGSDFGIDHDKTVDPEEVADQLDDIVGTFYTYTLPAALIPMKMQKEGK
- a CDS encoding hydrogenase iron-sulfur subunit, which encodes MAEDDVKIVMFCCNWCSYGGADTAGTARMQYPPNVRVIRVMCSGRIEPQFVFKAFREGADGVIVAGCHHGDCHYDAGNYKLDRRMRLIYKLADDLGIGRERIYHDWISASEGEKFAKTVDMMVTRIKGLGKSPLKEQLSVEA
- a CDS encoding SufD family Fe-S cluster assembly protein, which produces MLRNTLERAEKAKKKKAALGSDVEIEEFEGEEAGEHEEVESLSDLSNKDQKSLLKVGVDPSGAGRAGSFLQIDQSKVCSNCQSEAIELMGLPQALEKYDWVKDYLWNAVPVDTDKYTARTALGEPGGYFIRSLPGTKEVLPVQACMFIGDEKVAQTAHNIIIAEENSELHIITGCSTGSDVQSAMHVGVSEFYLKKGAKITFTMVHNWAEQVEVRPRTGVILGDDTTYISNYILTSPVNTIQTYPTAYCQGENSKVVFQSILGGQKDSILDAGSRAILTGRNSSAEMITRAVSKDESQIYTRGHLAGKSPDVRGHLECMGLVLSDDSLIYSVPELEGSSTDLELSHEAAVGKIAEEEVLYLMSRGLTEDEAASMIVKGFLSMDIAGLPPELAAETKNMIDLSIQGM